The following coding sequences lie in one Niabella agricola genomic window:
- the trpB gene encoding tryptophan synthase subunit beta, whose product MQVSYKQPDEQGYYGEFGGAYIPEMLYPNVEELRENYLNIIADPAFQKEYQLLLKDYAGRPTPLYWAARLSEKYGTHVYLKREDLCHTGAHKVNNTIGQILVAERLGKKRIIAETGAGQHGVATATVCALKGLECIVYMGEKDIERQAPNVARMKMLGATVVPAKSGSKTLKDATNEAIRDWINNPNDTFYIIGSVVGPHPYPDMVARFQSVISKEIRTQLAEKIGTELPRAVIACVGGGSNAAGTFYHFLDEPSVGIYAVEAAGCGIDTHMSAAATQLGKPGILHGSKSFLMQTADGQVEEPYSISAGLDYPGIGPMHAHLFVTGRGTFLNATDQEALDAAFELAKLEGIIPALESAHALAALNKVSFAKDDHVVVCLSGRGDKDMETYMKAMGAGA is encoded by the coding sequence ATGCAGGTATCATATAAACAACCGGATGAGCAGGGCTATTACGGGGAATTTGGAGGAGCCTATATTCCCGAAATGTTATACCCGAATGTAGAGGAGCTGCGGGAAAATTATTTAAACATTATTGCAGATCCGGCTTTTCAAAAAGAATATCAGCTGTTGCTTAAAGATTATGCGGGAAGGCCGACGCCTCTGTACTGGGCGGCAAGACTGAGCGAAAAATACGGTACCCATGTGTATTTGAAACGGGAAGATCTTTGTCATACGGGTGCACATAAAGTAAACAATACCATTGGCCAGATCCTGGTGGCAGAACGGTTGGGTAAAAAACGCATCATTGCAGAAACCGGCGCAGGGCAGCATGGAGTAGCTACTGCCACTGTATGCGCGCTGAAAGGCCTGGAATGTATCGTGTATATGGGTGAAAAGGATATCGAACGCCAGGCACCGAACGTGGCCCGGATGAAAATGCTGGGAGCCACGGTGGTTCCGGCAAAGAGCGGGAGTAAAACGTTAAAAGATGCCACCAATGAAGCCATCCGCGACTGGATCAACAATCCTAATGATACGTTTTATATCATCGGCAGTGTGGTAGGTCCGCATCCATACCCGGATATGGTAGCCCGGTTTCAGAGCGTGATCAGCAAGGAAATCAGAACACAGCTGGCGGAGAAAATCGGAACCGAACTACCGCGTGCAGTCATTGCCTGTGTGGGCGGGGGCAGCAATGCTGCTGGCACCTTTTATCATTTCCTGGATGAGCCGTCTGTAGGTATTTATGCCGTGGAAGCTGCGGGCTGCGGTATTGACACTCACATGAGTGCAGCCGCTACCCAGCTGGGAAAACCTGGTATCCTACATGGAAGTAAAAGCTTCCTGATGCAAACGGCGGATGGCCAGGTAGAAGAGCCGTACAGCATTTCTGCGGGCCTGGATTATCCGGGCATTGGCCCCATGCACGCGCATCTTTTTGTAACCGGAAGAGGAACCTTTTTGAACGCGACCGACCAGGAAGCACTGGATGCAGCCTTTGAGTTGGCTAAACTGGAAGGGATTATCCCGGCGTTGGAAAGCGCGCATGCACTGGCAGCACTCAACAAGGTTTCTTTTGCAAAGGACGACCATGTAGTGGTATGCCTGAGCGGTCGTGGTGATAAGGATATGGAAACCTATATGAAAGCCATGGGGGCAGGGGCATAG
- a CDS encoding OstA-like protein yields MQTFLFKRHGFLFLLLVWAGVIRAQQPTPVPPGGSAPIDIIHADSLSIKKADDSTTLTILVGNVVMKQGTTTFKCDRCVRNDRARTFEAWGNVHINDSDTTNIYSGHLKYLTDKQIAYLDKNVKLTDGHATLTTPDMEYNMTTNIATYKNGGKVVNRRTVITSKEAFYYTDIKDVYFKKNVLVNDPGYRITTDSLLYNTENQVARFIAMTHIKDSTNASIDTREGYYNLKSGDAQFGQRPLINDGKGVTVEADKVSLDQGFAKAEGNAVVIDTIRKTTIIGNLIYQNRVTEAVLATLKPLMIIKQGEDSIFITADTLFSAKLTDLYVVSPALGGDSIRIKPDTLKQEQQDSLAVNPVAAGNPAVPAIKDSAAAKPAVMAGKSNLPQEKAMAAIPKKEKPKTTKAIPLPSSVDPEHKAAVRDSIPGKAVTDVPKALEKTMNSPAAGAGAAVPKAAGKTPQSSKGQAANDSTNRYFEAFHHVKIYSDSLQAVCDSLFYSFKDSTFRLYQDPVVWGKASQITGDTIMLHTKNKQINRFEAYKRGFMINHIEDQAYNQVKATRLDGYFTEGNMDSVRAKGSAECIYYVQDADSSYIGVNQTSSDILDAYFSEKELKKVVLRSQANGTLYPIKDKSPDEMRLKDFRWREAERPRTKYDLMQ; encoded by the coding sequence ATGCAGACATTTCTTTTTAAAAGACACGGCTTCCTGTTCCTCTTGCTGGTATGGGCGGGAGTGATCAGGGCACAGCAGCCCACGCCGGTTCCGCCGGGCGGATCGGCTCCTATCGACATCATACATGCCGACAGCCTTTCGATAAAAAAGGCGGATGACAGCACCACGCTCACCATCCTGGTAGGCAATGTGGTGATGAAGCAGGGCACCACTACTTTTAAATGCGACCGCTGCGTACGGAACGACCGTGCCCGCACCTTCGAAGCCTGGGGAAATGTACACATCAATGACTCCGATACTACCAACATTTATTCGGGGCATTTGAAATATCTTACGGATAAGCAGATTGCCTACCTGGATAAAAACGTAAAGCTGACCGACGGGCATGCCACCTTAACCACGCCGGATATGGAGTACAATATGACCACAAATATTGCTACCTATAAGAACGGCGGGAAAGTGGTGAACCGGCGCACAGTGATTACCAGTAAGGAAGCATTTTATTATACGGATATCAAGGACGTTTACTTCAAAAAGAATGTGCTTGTAAATGATCCGGGCTACAGGATTACCACTGATTCCCTGCTGTACAACACCGAGAACCAGGTAGCCCGTTTTATTGCGATGACGCATATAAAAGACAGCACCAATGCATCGATCGATACCCGTGAGGGGTATTACAATCTGAAAAGCGGCGATGCCCAGTTTGGCCAGCGGCCGCTGATCAACGACGGAAAGGGGGTTACTGTGGAGGCGGATAAGGTATCGCTGGATCAGGGATTTGCGAAGGCAGAGGGGAATGCCGTGGTCATCGATACCATACGCAAAACAACCATCATCGGGAATCTGATTTACCAGAACCGGGTTACAGAGGCTGTATTGGCCACATTAAAGCCGCTGATGATCATAAAACAGGGGGAAGACTCGATTTTTATTACCGCCGATACGCTGTTTAGTGCCAAACTTACAGATCTGTACGTGGTGTCACCCGCCCTGGGCGGCGACAGCATCCGGATAAAGCCGGATACATTGAAACAGGAACAGCAGGATTCTCTGGCGGTGAATCCGGTAGCTGCCGGAAATCCGGCAGTACCTGCTATCAAAGATTCGGCAGCAGCAAAGCCGGCGGTTATGGCTGGAAAAAGCAATCTGCCACAGGAAAAAGCCATGGCTGCAATTCCAAAAAAGGAAAAACCAAAAACGACCAAGGCCATTCCTCTGCCTTCATCAGTAGATCCCGAACATAAAGCGGCTGTAAGAGACAGTATACCCGGGAAAGCCGTCACAGATGTACCCAAAGCGCTGGAAAAAACGATGAATAGCCCTGCTGCCGGAGCCGGGGCTGCAGTTCCAAAAGCAGCGGGAAAAACACCGCAATCTTCAAAGGGGCAGGCGGCGAATGATAGCACGAACCGGTATTTTGAAGCCTTTCATCATGTAAAAATTTACAGCGATTCGCTCCAGGCGGTTTGCGACAGTTTATTTTATTCTTTTAAAGATTCTACCTTTCGGTTGTACCAGGACCCCGTGGTTTGGGGAAAGGCCAGCCAGATAACCGGCGACACCATTATGCTGCATACCAAAAACAAGCAGATCAACCGGTTTGAAGCGTACAAGAGAGGATTTATGATCAATCATATCGAAGACCAGGCCTATAATCAGGTAAAAGCTACCCGGCTCGATGGTTATTTCACGGAAGGCAATATGGATTCGGTGCGGGCAAAAGGATCGGCCGAATGCATCTACTATGTACAGGATGCGGACAGTTCATATATTGGTGTAAATCAGACCAGCTCTGATATCCTGGATGCTTATTTTTCAGAAAAAGAGCTGAAAAAAGTGGTACTCAGAAGCCAGGCAAATGGAACCCTTTACCCCATAAAAGATAAATCACCGGATGAAATGCGTTTAAAAGACTTCCGTTGGCGTGAAGCGGAGCGGCCGCGCACCAAGTACGACCTGATGCAATAA
- a CDS encoding AhpC/TSA family protein has product MNKISLLLAFLLPLSTMAQKLTLTGSVEGLPDNTSVVLIDLENGSSPLGETRSKGGAFVLSSKLEAATLLGLMVGDTMKTAVFLGNENVKVSGSVKTKIDDWRFTGSKTQDAFTEFQDQFIPKFEKIDQLGMQLQSNPEDKNLSDAMKAQVDDIQKSVDQFVSKHPSSPVSAMVILSTIGFTEDIALLEKRAKMLTGEAMSTAIGGQLKKALIDARFNAVGSIATDFMQKDTSGRDVSLAQFRGKYVLVDFWASWCGPCRRENVNLVKTFKKYKDKNFTVLGVSLDEEKDRWLAAIKKDELTWTQVSDLKGWENEVAQKYRITAIPRNLLLGPDGKILAKDLRGEDLDQKLAALLGKK; this is encoded by the coding sequence ATGAATAAAATCAGTCTTCTTCTTGCATTCCTCTTACCCCTGAGTACGATGGCTCAAAAATTAACATTGACCGGATCGGTGGAAGGCTTGCCGGATAATACATCTGTGGTTTTGATCGACCTGGAGAACGGATCTTCACCTCTTGGTGAAACCAGGTCGAAAGGCGGCGCTTTTGTGTTAAGCAGTAAACTGGAGGCGGCTACCCTCCTGGGATTGATGGTGGGTGATACGATGAAGACGGCTGTTTTCCTGGGAAACGAAAATGTAAAAGTATCCGGTTCGGTAAAAACAAAAATAGACGACTGGAGGTTTACCGGCTCAAAGACCCAGGACGCATTTACCGAATTTCAGGACCAGTTTATTCCGAAATTTGAAAAGATCGATCAGCTGGGCATGCAATTGCAGTCGAATCCGGAAGACAAAAACCTGAGCGATGCAATGAAAGCACAGGTAGACGATATACAAAAAAGCGTAGACCAGTTTGTTAGCAAACATCCGTCTTCTCCTGTAAGCGCCATGGTGATTCTGTCTACCATCGGTTTTACAGAAGATATTGCACTGCTGGAAAAGCGAGCAAAGATGCTTACCGGCGAAGCCATGAGCACGGCCATTGGCGGGCAGCTCAAGAAGGCGCTGATTGATGCCCGCTTTAATGCTGTGGGAAGCATTGCAACAGATTTTATGCAGAAAGACACCAGCGGCAGGGATGTATCACTGGCTCAGTTCCGCGGTAAATATGTATTGGTTGATTTCTGGGCAAGCTGGTGCGGGCCCTGCAGGAGAGAGAACGTAAACCTGGTAAAGACGTTTAAAAAATACAAAGACAAAAACTTTACCGTATTGGGTGTTTCGCTCGACGAAGAAAAAGACCGGTGGCTGGCGGCTATAAAAAAAGATGAACTTACCTGGACGCAGGTAAGCGATCTGAAAGGATGGGAAAATGAGGTCGCCCAGAAATACCGGATTACCGCCATTCCCCGTAACCTGTTGCTGGGACCTGATGGAAAGATCCTGGCTAAGGATCTTCGCGGAGAAGATCTGGATCAGAAACTGGCCGCATTACTTGGTAAAAAATAA
- a CDS encoding SRPBCC family protein, translating into MVHQKQWSPGKGRQLEWVWEMYHVTVPVFVREADPLKKIEIECGNQGKKTFVSIINSGFKGDMDQQMAAIRDPTEGFALVLAGLKVLLEHGIQLNLVNDRFPGGI; encoded by the coding sequence ATGGTTCACCAAAAGCAGTGGTCCCCTGGAAAAGGAAGGCAACTGGAGTGGGTTTGGGAAATGTACCATGTAACCGTTCCTGTTTTTGTACGGGAAGCAGACCCGCTAAAAAAAATTGAAATTGAATGTGGCAACCAGGGTAAAAAAACATTTGTGAGCATTATAAACAGCGGGTTTAAAGGCGATATGGATCAGCAGATGGCCGCAATACGGGATCCTACGGAAGGCTTCGCCCTTGTACTTGCCGGGTTGAAAGTCTTGCTGGAGCACGGCATACAACTGAACCTGGTGAATGATCGTTTTCCGGGCGGAATATAG
- a CDS encoding macro domain-containing protein, with product MSTGIYGYPKNEAAVIAVRAVKLFLHQPSSIEKVYFVCFDAEYEQYMHLENNRQ from the coding sequence ATCAGCACCGGCATTTATGGCTATCCCAAAAATGAAGCCGCCGTTATTGCGGTGCGTGCCGTAAAGCTGTTTCTGCATCAACCTTCCTCCATCGAAAAAGTCTACTTCGTTTGTTTTGATGCGGAATACGAGCAGTATATGCATTTGGAAAACAACCGCCAGTAG
- a CDS encoding tRNA-binding protein, whose protein sequence is MQTEQTINWSDFTKIEMRVGTIIHAEVFKEAHKPAYKITIDFGPYGRYKSSAQITKLYSVESLPGKQVIAVLNFPPKQIANFYSECLVLGTVGESNTITLLSPEQPVPNGLRIG, encoded by the coding sequence ATGCAAACAGAACAAACGATTAATTGGTCGGACTTTACAAAAATTGAAATGCGTGTAGGCACCATTATTCATGCCGAAGTATTTAAGGAAGCACATAAACCCGCTTACAAAATCACCATCGACTTCGGACCATATGGCCGTTATAAATCCTCGGCACAAATCACCAAACTTTACAGCGTCGAGTCTTTACCGGGCAAACAGGTGATTGCCGTTCTGAATTTTCCGCCTAAACAGATCGCTAATTTTTACAGCGAATGCCTGGTATTAGGCACAGTTGGGGAATCCAATACCATTACCCTCCTCTCACCGGAGCAACCGGTACCAAACGGCCTGCGGATAGGATAA
- a CDS encoding MlaD family protein has translation MKISNELKVGAMAVLAITALIFGFRFLKGKDIFNHNPKIYAIFKSVGGLEKSNFVKINGLAIGSVYKIEPSNANVDSIKVTLSITEDVNIPANSVAYISGSLLGASEVVIDKGNATQYLGDEDNIHTKVEEGLLGNLSSEAKPLMGKVKTVADSLTLLLSHFNNTLDAPTQRNLQEAIAHLKNTIASLNLLLTSVQKPLAASLDNMSVFTESLKRNNGQVDQILGNVTTLTGNLSRLQLQQTMDTLTTTVSALRDAVNKISSPEGSIGALMSDRQLYNRLNDVALSAEILLDDIRVHPKRYVNISVFGKKNKAGELTAPAIKDTVPQ, from the coding sequence ATGAAAATATCAAATGAACTTAAAGTAGGCGCCATGGCTGTATTGGCTATTACCGCCTTAATATTCGGGTTCAGGTTTTTGAAAGGGAAGGATATTTTTAATCATAACCCCAAGATTTACGCCATTTTTAAGTCCGTGGGCGGACTGGAAAAATCCAATTTTGTAAAGATCAACGGGCTTGCAATCGGGTCGGTTTATAAAATCGAACCATCTAACGCAAATGTAGACTCTATCAAGGTTACTCTCAGCATTACGGAAGATGTGAATATTCCCGCTAATTCGGTTGCCTATATTTCGGGAAGCCTTCTGGGAGCATCCGAAGTCGTGATCGATAAGGGAAACGCAACCCAATACCTGGGCGATGAGGACAACATCCATACCAAGGTAGAGGAAGGACTGCTGGGTAACCTCTCTTCGGAAGCCAAACCATTGATGGGAAAGGTAAAGACCGTAGCCGATTCACTAACCTTGTTATTATCACATTTTAATAACACGCTGGATGCGCCTACCCAGCGTAATTTACAGGAAGCGATCGCGCATTTAAAGAATACCATTGCGTCCCTGAATCTTTTATTGACCAGTGTACAGAAACCACTCGCGGCTTCTCTGGACAATATGAGCGTATTTACCGAATCCTTAAAACGGAACAACGGCCAGGTGGACCAGATCCTCGGAAACGTAACCACACTAACCGGAAATCTTTCCCGCCTACAGTTGCAGCAAACAATGGACACCTTAACAACAACGGTATCTGCACTGCGCGATGCAGTAAATAAGATTTCCAGTCCGGAGGGTAGTATAGGGGCATTAATGAGCGACCGGCAACTATATAACCGGCTCAACGACGTTGCTTTGAGCGCAGAAATCCTGTTAGATGACATTCGCGTACATCCGAAACGGTATGTGAATATTTCCGTTTTTGGCAAAAAAAATAAGGCAGGAGAGCTTACGGCACCTGCCATAAAGGATACCGTTCCTCAATAA
- a CDS encoding amidohydrolase — protein MNKSTFLFIGAGLLASLMVTGQDKAAVISQRAEALQVKLSEWRRHIHQNPELSNREFKTQQYILTHLKKLGIQTQALAKTGVVGILTGGRPGPVIALRADMDALPVLERNELPFKSTAKGEYLGKEVPVMHACGHDAHVAMLMGAAELLAGMKADIPGTVKFIFQPAEEGAPGDEEGGASLMVKDGVLEHPKVAAVFGMHIESWIEEGKVFYKPGPFMAASDWFTIKIKGSQSHGAQPWKGVDPVAISAQIITALQQIVSRQADLTKAPVVLTVGKINAGVRNNIIPEELEMAGTIRTFDTAMQQDVHRRMLNIATGIAAANGATATVTIKNNTPVTNNSPELTRKIIPILKKAVGNENVQETNWVTGAEDFAFYGQRAPAVFLYYGGMPKGNDPAKAPPHHTPDFMISDRMLYNGVKIFCNLVFDYAAIP, from the coding sequence ATGAATAAATCCACCTTCTTATTTATTGGTGCCGGGCTGCTGGCCTCGCTCATGGTGACCGGGCAGGATAAGGCCGCTGTAATCAGCCAACGGGCGGAGGCTTTGCAGGTAAAGCTTTCGGAGTGGCGCCGGCACATCCACCAAAACCCGGAGCTCAGCAACCGTGAGTTCAAAACACAGCAATATATACTTACACATTTGAAAAAGCTGGGGATCCAAACACAAGCACTTGCCAAAACGGGTGTGGTGGGCATTTTAACGGGAGGCAGGCCCGGACCAGTGATTGCATTGCGGGCCGATATGGATGCCCTGCCCGTATTGGAACGAAATGAACTTCCGTTTAAATCCACAGCCAAAGGCGAATACCTTGGAAAAGAAGTACCGGTAATGCATGCCTGCGGACATGATGCCCATGTGGCCATGCTGATGGGTGCCGCTGAGTTATTGGCGGGTATGAAGGCCGATATTCCCGGAACCGTTAAGTTTATCTTTCAGCCGGCGGAAGAAGGTGCTCCCGGCGACGAGGAAGGCGGCGCTTCGTTGATGGTAAAGGACGGCGTGCTGGAACACCCGAAGGTGGCGGCTGTTTTCGGAATGCATATTGAAAGCTGGATCGAAGAAGGAAAGGTTTTTTATAAACCCGGACCATTTATGGCGGCCAGCGACTGGTTTACAATTAAAATAAAAGGAAGTCAGTCGCATGGCGCACAACCCTGGAAGGGTGTGGATCCCGTTGCTATCAGTGCGCAGATCATTACAGCCCTCCAGCAGATCGTCAGCCGGCAAGCGGATCTTACAAAAGCACCGGTGGTACTCACGGTTGGAAAAATAAACGCGGGCGTACGCAATAATATCATTCCGGAAGAACTGGAAATGGCCGGCACAATACGCACTTTTGACACAGCCATGCAGCAGGATGTACACCGGCGCATGCTCAACATTGCCACGGGCATTGCCGCGGCCAATGGAGCTACAGCAACCGTAACGATCAAAAACAATACACCGGTTACGAACAACAGTCCGGAACTGACGCGAAAAATCATTCCTATACTGAAGAAAGCCGTGGGGAACGAAAATGTGCAGGAGACCAATTGGGTGACCGGTGCTGAGGATTTCGCTTTTTATGGGCAGCGCGCGCCTGCTGTATTTCTTTATTATGGCGGTATGCCCAAAGGCAATGATCCGGCCAAAGCCCCGCCGCATCACACACCCGATTTCATGATATCAGACCGTATGCTCTATAACGGTGTGAAAATATTTTGTAACCTGGTGTTTGACTATGCAGCAATTCCGTAA
- a CDS encoding MBL fold metallo-hydrolase produces the protein MLSESFICTTCGTGYAPSTQPPSACPVCEDERQYVNPMGQSWTTLRQINRTHKNIIDKIDTGLYALYTTPSLAIGQRAYLLKTPQGNILWDCIANLDAITIELINELGGIQKIAISHPHYYTTMAEWSHAFGAPVYIHQRDADWIPRRDFNLQLWEGLKTELLPGATLINSAGHFDGGTILHYDRILLVGDIIQVSPNLKTASFMYSYPNYIPLDKKSILHIRSSLAGVPFEAMYGAFGKAITRQARKAFDDSIARYLRVFE, from the coding sequence ATGCTATCTGAATCATTTATTTGTACCACCTGTGGTACTGGTTACGCCCCTTCAACACAACCACCTTCAGCATGTCCGGTTTGCGAAGATGAGCGCCAGTATGTAAATCCGATGGGACAAAGCTGGACAACGCTTAGGCAGATCAACCGCACGCATAAAAACATCATTGATAAGATTGACACAGGGCTGTATGCCCTGTATACTACCCCTTCCCTTGCCATCGGGCAGCGGGCATATTTGCTCAAGACCCCGCAGGGCAATATACTCTGGGATTGTATTGCCAACCTCGATGCCATAACCATTGAGCTGATTAACGAACTGGGGGGTATTCAGAAAATAGCCATCTCCCATCCGCATTATTATACGACAATGGCAGAATGGAGCCATGCCTTTGGGGCACCCGTGTATATCCATCAGCGGGATGCGGACTGGATTCCCCGCAGGGATTTTAACCTGCAGCTTTGGGAGGGGTTAAAAACAGAGCTCCTCCCAGGTGCCACGCTCATTAACAGCGCCGGTCATTTTGATGGCGGTACCATTTTGCACTACGACCGCATTTTATTAGTAGGCGATATCATACAGGTGTCACCCAACCTTAAAACCGCAAGCTTTATGTACAGCTATCCCAATTACATCCCACTCGATAAAAAAAGCATCCTGCATATAAGGTCGTCGCTCGCGGGTGTACCATTTGAGGCCATGTACGGCGCCTTCGGAAAGGCGATTACCCGGCAGGCGAGGAAGGCCTTTGATGACTCAATAGCGCGCTACCTGAGGGTTTTTGAATAA
- a CDS encoding N-acetylmuramoyl-L-alanine amidase family protein: MKKSIVQFILFIVAAGCFSGISAQQGTSGAKSGAVKTIIVDAGHGGSDVGAEGLQTNEAAITLQVARKLATAMRTQLKGINILETRTTSALPGGLTNSVAANRYRADFANRNNGDLFISLHCNAAGRRPGGWYVKKVIGREAHTKTVTVGKGRKKKKVKKTYYVNKYEDVWVENKARGTETYIWAVGKNEQKVNSMKNIDDEDKDYYNEETGGGADAPPLPDVNDPAERVRMLIYAQNYFRKSYSLAALVEKNFIAGGRLSRGVQQRNHKGIWVLQATGMPSILVEMGFISNKEDEAYLMSSDGQEEIVNSILAAVKTYIEKYSTAAPGSLAVANRSE; encoded by the coding sequence ATGAAGAAAAGTATTGTTCAATTTATTCTATTTATAGTTGCAGCAGGTTGTTTTTCCGGTATTTCGGCCCAGCAGGGAACATCGGGGGCGAAATCGGGGGCAGTAAAGACCATTATTGTAGATGCAGGGCATGGCGGAAGCGATGTAGGAGCGGAAGGGCTCCAGACCAATGAGGCGGCCATTACCCTGCAGGTGGCGCGGAAACTGGCCACGGCGATGCGCACCCAGTTAAAAGGCATTAATATCCTCGAAACAAGGACTACGTCTGCATTGCCGGGAGGGTTAACCAACTCGGTTGCCGCCAACCGTTACCGGGCTGATTTTGCCAACCGGAACAACGGCGACCTGTTTATTTCGCTGCATTGCAATGCGGCAGGCAGAAGACCCGGAGGCTGGTATGTGAAAAAGGTAATTGGCCGGGAAGCGCATACAAAAACGGTGACCGTCGGAAAGGGAAGGAAGAAAAAAAAGGTCAAAAAAACCTATTACGTAAATAAATATGAAGACGTATGGGTGGAAAATAAGGCAAGAGGTACTGAAACCTATATCTGGGCTGTGGGGAAGAACGAGCAGAAGGTGAACTCGATGAAAAATATTGACGACGAGGACAAGGACTATTACAACGAAGAAACAGGCGGCGGAGCAGATGCGCCCCCGTTGCCGGATGTAAATGACCCCGCCGAACGTGTACGCATGCTGATCTATGCGCAGAATTATTTCCGCAAAAGTTATTCACTGGCGGCACTGGTCGAAAAGAACTTTATTGCCGGCGGACGTCTCAGCCGGGGCGTACAGCAACGGAATCATAAGGGTATCTGGGTGCTGCAGGCTACGGGAATGCCCAGTATCCTGGTTGAAATGGGCTTTATCAGTAACAAGGAAGACGAAGCATACCTCATGAGCTCCGATGGACAGGAAGAAATTGTAAACAGTATCCTGGCTGCAGTTAAGACCTATATTGAAAAATACAGCACCGCAGCGCCGGGATCCCTGGCGGTAGCAAACAGGTCGGAATAA
- a CDS encoding macro domain-containing protein, with amino-acid sequence MIEIITGDITKVVADAIVNAANASLMGGGGVDGAIHRAGGPEILAECRRIVAKQGGCRTGEAVITTAGRLPAKYVIHTVGPVWNGGTKQEATKLHNCYIHSLEQAAEHHCRSIIAGALPFRASAPAFMAIPKMKPPLLRCVP; translated from the coding sequence ATGATCGAAATCATCACCGGGGATATTACCAAAGTGGTAGCAGATGCCATTGTAAATGCCGCCAACGCCTCTTTGATGGGTGGCGGTGGTGTGGACGGGGCCATTCACCGTGCGGGCGGCCCCGAGATCCTTGCCGAATGCCGGAGGATCGTTGCAAAACAGGGTGGATGCCGAACCGGTGAAGCTGTCATTACCACCGCAGGCCGGCTGCCTGCAAAATATGTGATTCATACCGTTGGGCCGGTATGGAACGGCGGCACCAAACAGGAAGCTACAAAATTGCACAACTGTTATATTCATTCGCTGGAACAGGCAGCGGAGCATCATTGCCGGAGCATCATTGCCGGAGCATTGCCTTTCCGGGCATCAGCACCGGCATTTATGGCTATCCCAAAAATGAAGCCGCCGTTATTGCGGTGCGTGCCGTAA
- the trpA gene encoding tryptophan synthase subunit alpha, protein MSRLKDVFAKKEKNVLNVYCTAGFPQVNSTLPVMEALQESGADIIELGMPYSDPLADGEVIQNSSTIALQGGMTLSLLFEQLKPMRERIHVPVVLMGYMNPVLQYGFEKFCADAAAVGVDGLILPDLPPFEFETTYKTIVEQYGLSFIFLVTPETSEARVRKLDALSSGFLYAVSSSSTTGNEKEFSAVEQYLERLKNYGLNNPILVGFGIKDQDTFSRACNYANGAIIGSAYIKALEGQPDLAAATRHFIKKVLG, encoded by the coding sequence ATGAGCCGGTTAAAAGATGTATTTGCAAAGAAAGAAAAGAACGTATTGAATGTATATTGTACCGCAGGCTTCCCGCAGGTAAACAGCACCCTGCCAGTGATGGAAGCGTTGCAGGAAAGCGGAGCGGATATCATTGAACTGGGAATGCCGTATAGTGATCCGCTGGCAGATGGAGAGGTGATCCAGAACAGCAGCACCATTGCATTACAGGGGGGGATGACGCTTTCATTGTTGTTTGAGCAGTTGAAGCCAATGCGTGAACGGATCCATGTGCCGGTAGTGCTGATGGGATACATGAATCCCGTGTTACAGTATGGCTTTGAAAAGTTTTGTGCAGATGCTGCTGCTGTGGGCGTGGATGGCCTGATCCTTCCGGACCTGCCGCCGTTTGAATTTGAAACGACCTATAAGACAATCGTAGAGCAGTACGGGCTCAGCTTTATTTTCCTTGTAACTCCCGAAACCTCCGAAGCCAGGGTTCGGAAACTGGATGCGCTCAGCAGCGGTTTCCTGTATGCTGTATCCTCTTCATCAACCACAGGTAATGAAAAAGAGTTTTCTGCCGTAGAACAATACCTGGAACGTTTAAAAAATTACGGGTTAAACAATCCCATACTGGTGGGGTTTGGTATCAAAGACCAGGATACATTTTCCAGGGCCTGCAACTATGCAAACGGGGCTATCATCGGCTCTGCATACATAAAAGCACTGGAAGGCCAACCAGACCTGGCAGCAGCTACCCGTCATTTTATAAAGAAAGTGCTGGGGTGA